In the genome of Raphanus sativus cultivar WK10039 chromosome 9, ASM80110v3, whole genome shotgun sequence, the window aagaaaaaataaagagaggAAAAGTTAATTGGTTACTTTGTTAATTTTAAGGTGCAAATGTCGAACGCGAACGGAAAGAAAACGTTTCATTAACGTCGTGTCGTGTGTTGCACTTCACATATTAATGATAGGCTTGGTATATAAAATGCTCAGAGTCGCTTACATgtagtttaacaaaaacaagacaaagaggtagtcattttatatttatatatatagagagaaagagagattccCATAAACACAAAAATTCAAATTGAGAAGACAAATGGAGAAAAAAATGAGTGTGGCGATGATGGTGTTCGTTTTGGTGGTGATGGCAGCCACTACAGGAGAAGCAATCGATCATGCATGTACATTTAAATGTGAAATTACCTGCCGCGATCCGGAGTTCAAAACTGAGTGCTTCAGAAAATGCATGGCAGACTGCACACATAAACCTACAAGTACCTTTCACTCAACTAAACCATACTCGTAAAGATGCCTCtctctatctatttatttatgcaTGCATGTACTACAGTGTGTGTATGTTATAGTGAAGGTGACATTGTTTCTATGGTGATCAAATATGCAGGATGAAGACTGGAGAGATGGAAGAAATGAGAGGATGAAGATACTGTCAGAATGTCATGCATGATGTTTTCTAATCTTTTCTGTCTACATGTAAACGAAAATAtgcaataataaataatatgataagATTTAACAAGGGAGAACATATACAATGGATCTATTGGTATacaaaaactaattatttgTCGAAAAGAGTGCATGGTCTTCTGAACCATTGCATTTAATTTGATTCTGTCGTTAGGCATGCATGCTATGATCAAACAAACTATCAAAGGTTACACATGAAATGATCATACCTTTGTTTCAGTTGTAACTAATTCTAGTTAACTTTTATTCTATATACATTTTGTTAAAAGTTGATAATCTCTATCcatcttttatttttcggatCACTAGTTTGCTATATTCTAGATAAGATTTTGTAAGTCGTGTTTGAACTATTTCATAAAAGGTTTTATGTGTAGATGGGACCAGAATAACTAGATGAAAGCAAAGTGATAAAAAGATATGATCATTTCACTATCCATATCCTCTTCTGTAATTTTACAATAccgtaaattaacaaaatactAGAAAAGGTTTAGGCTTCCCGCTTCcatgaaaaagaataaaaagaataCAGGGTTTCATTATGGTTCGATAGAATTCGAACAGTTTTAAACATATCTGGAATCAGATTGATGAGAAGCAAGTAGTTGACCGAAGTAAACCAACGTATAACTAGATTGGGACTTCTATCCAAAAATCAGATGAACAATATTAcaacatgttttttttggtgaacACTCTATGTTGATATGCGAAAGAAGTGacttttgttcattttttttactGATAGCTGAATtgcaattaaattttatattcgTGTAAAAtgttcaattatataaaaagttgttaaattattagtttaaaataaaacagagtTGTGAAATTGTGTATGTAAAAAATGTACATAAttcaaaaacttaaataaaatatacttgaaatatttttaaaaattgtaacgttttaaagaaaattaaaaaccagAACCATCGAAaattaaatgaatttatttGGTACCATAGTTTGGTCAAAATGAAGAGAATAAATCAAAGAATATACCTgactgttcaaaaaaaaaagaaggaatatACCCATTTCAAAAGATGATTGGATAGAAACTGTTATTACATGCAATTTATGTCAAGTCCAGATACATTTTCTAGAGTTCTAAGTCAATTTTCAACACCACAATTAAGATATCCTGGCAAATATAGAGATCATAGTAATTACATCCCAGTTAACAGAAACAACATAAAGAGGTggtatttttacttatatatatagagagagagtttcataaatttatacatacatacaaaaaatcaaattaaagaCAAATGGAGTGTGGCGATGATGGTGTTCCTTTTGGTAGTGATGGCGGCCACAGGAGAAGCAATCAATCACTTATGTACATTTAAGTGGTAATTCTCTGCCACGATATTGAGTTCGAAACCGAGTGCTTCAAAATATGTATTGCCGACTGCGAACAAAAATCTACAAGTATCCTTCACTCGCAGTAAATACCTCTTCATCTCTGTATATATGCATGTATGCACTCGCAGTGAAATGAACATTGTTCTGTGGTGATCTAAAATGCAGGATGAAGACTATAGAGGTGGAAGAAATGAGAGGAAGAAGATAGTTCATGATGGTGAATGAAATTAGAATGAGAATGAGACCTCTAGAACAATTCTATAGGAGTTTCTGAAATAATATATCATCAGtgagataaaatagaaaatgagaAAATTAGGATAGTGAATGAATTAGGGTTTAATTATTTCTCATATATCACTAGTCCACTTTTGAttggtttaattatttttgtaaaagtaaaaatctaactaaacaaATTGATTAGATTATTAGATATCGATATTAAAGGGTTGAGATATTTCATGTGGGGTTGTTAGGAATGAGCATGCTCTTGTAACAAAAGTTAGATTCATAGTACGTTTTGAAATCTGCTACAACATAACTTTATGTTgcagtttcaaattttattagaGGTGAAAGAACATtctaaagaagagaaaacacaaaacataacaagaaaataaattgaGCATAatataacagaaaataaaagaacTTTTCCTTAAATCACCTCAGAGGAATAAAC includes:
- the LOC108825416 gene encoding uncharacterized protein LOC108825416, producing MEKKMSVAMMVFVLVVMAATTGEAIDHACTFKCEITCRDPEFKTECFRKCMADCTHKPTSTFHSTKPYSMKTGEMEEMRG